Genomic segment of Neosynechococcus sphagnicola sy1:
AGTGCTGAATCATTTAACGTTTGCAACTGAAAGACACTCCCTGTAAAAGAAAGACCCTCCGTGGTCGAAGCTTCAAGGTGAGGACTCTCAAGCAGATCAGATTCTAATAGGGAAATTGTGATTGAGTAGACTCAGTGGGCAATTGCTGCCTGGACATTTCGTGATTATTCATCGTGGAGTTCCAGCCCAGTCTTCAGGGATGGAGAATCTGAGGTGAAGTCCAGGCCCGTGCTAATTCCAAGCCGATCCACTGCCAACCAAAGCAGGAGCGGGTGAGGGGATTACTTGCGGTGTTAGCTGCGGAACCGCCAAGCCAAATCCCTGGCCGTAGTCCACCCCTAGATCTTGACAGAACTGGATATCTTCAACCATTTCTAGACCTTCGGCAACCACTCGTACACTCAATTCATGGGCAGAATTTAACAGACTTTTAATCAATACTTGTTTGACGGGATGGTGATAACATCCCTGAACCAATCGCCGATCCAATTTGATGATATTGGGGAGAAAATCCATGAAGTAGTGATCAACGGTGACGGAGGCACAGAGGTCATCAACGGCAATTTGAAACCCCCTTTCCTGGATTTGATGAATCAGGCACAAAAGTTCGGGACTGCGGGTCAAAATTTCAACTTCAGTAAGCTCAAACACTATTTGAGAGGGTTGGAGACCGAGATCTAAAACTTGCTGATAATTGTTCGCTAGAGACTGGGGATGGCACAGGATGGCATTGGGTAAAATATTGATAAAAAACACCTGGGATGTCTGAAGATGGGCGATGGATTCCAGACATGTTGTGCGGGCTAAACTATCAAACTCATAGGCCAGATTAGTGGAGAGGGCAGCGTTAATTAGTTGCTGACCATTGCAATGATGCCCCTGATCGTCAAAGGCACGAGCCAGACACTCATGACCGAAAATCTCTCCCGTAGCGAGGTGGAAAATGGGTTGATAAACAAAGAAAAGTTGCTGCTGGGTTAACAGTTGGACAAACCAGGAAAACTTTGCGGGTTGAGTCACTTGGCTCAAAGGCTGAGCTTTCAGAAACTCCAGCAGCAGCGTTTGCGGCGTTAAGGGCGATCTCGTCAGGGAGAACCGAGAGGATAGGAGGCTAATTTCTGGAATCACCTGACTGATTTGCAGGAACACGGGGGTCACCAGACCGTCTGTCACTTCTAAGTAGAGAAGTTGTTCAGCCTCAGGAATCGCTTGAAACCCAAGCTGGAGAAAGGCGTGGTTGGTTGTAGGGGTATCGGGGTAAATTACC
This window contains:
- a CDS encoding EAL domain-containing protein; amino-acid sequence: MTFPWKLNRDGAKMLLPDLPRILTEPFASQQEALKLVIYPDTPTTNHAFLQLGFQAIPEAEQLLYLEVTDGLVTPVFLQISQVIPEISLLSSRFSLTRSPLTPQTLLLEFLKAQPLSQVTQPAKFSWFVQLLTQQQLFFVYQPIFHLATGEIFGHECLARAFDDQGHHCNGQQLINAALSTNLAYEFDSLARTTCLESIAHLQTSQVFFINILPNAILCHPQSLANNYQQVLDLGLQPSQIVFELTEVEILTRSPELLCLIHQIQERGFQIAVDDLCASVTVDHYFMDFLPNIIKLDRRLVQGCYHHPVKQVLIKSLLNSAHELSVRVVAEGLEMVEDIQFCQDLGVDYGQGFGLAVPQLTPQVIPSPAPALVGSGSAWN